In Synergistales bacterium, the DNA window ACGATGGAGCCGCCGACAAAGGGCTTGACCACCAGACGTCCGCCGGATGCCTTGGTGATGGACTCGCAGGCCTTGTCGTGGTAAATCTGGGAGGGATCGGAGGCGGGGCCGTGGCCCGAGGACTTCCAGACAATCTTGTCTGCCGCCAGCGCCGACTGCCCCGTCATCATGATACCCATCACGAACAGGGCCACAAACAGAACACAGAGTACGCCTTTCCAACTTCGCATCGTCATATTTCCCCCTTTTCCATGCTTCACCGACAGGGAAACACCTCCGCCGGTGTCCCGCTCCCCTGGTTAGTCAAGAAACAGGGAGCTCCCGGTGACATTGTGGAAAAAACGGCCTTGCTCTTCCAGCATCTCCTTTAACCGGGATACCGCCTCCTTTCCTGTACAGTGAGAGACCCCGATCACGCCGAATTCGGGGTCCTGCAGGTAGTGTAACGAACGCTCCAGGGATGCGCCCTCCGCCTCCACCAGGTGGGTTCCGCCCAGTACGGCGTAGATACTGCCTCCCAGATGGTTGCGCACGGCGTCCAGCATGTTGCGCATACCCGGATGGGAACACCCGAGCACCACAACCCAGCCTTTCGAGGATTCCAGGGCCAGGAGCAGCTCGTCGTCGAAGGGATCCTCGACAAACCCCTCCTCCGTCCGGAGGACAAACCGGGGGTTGACCCGCTCGTCTTCGTGGATGCGGGGGAATCCGGTGATGATATAGACACCGGGCATCAGCTGTTCCACCTCGCCGGTGACAAAGGAATAGGCGATCTTGCGTTCTTTGAGAAGGGATTCGTCGAAGTCGTTGCCGAGGAAATCGTAGGCTCCGTTCCGGAAGGCGTATTTCTCGGTAAAAAAACCCTGACCAAGGCGTAACTGGAAGGTATCGGTATACCTGAGAAGGTGGCGGAAACCGCCGGAGTGGTCGTAGTGGCCGTGGCTGATGACCACAGCATCGAGCAACGAGGGATCCACCCCCATCCGAAAGGCGTTGTCGAGGTAGGCATCGGACTGGCCGGTATCAAAGAGAATCCTGTATCCCTCTTTCTCGATGTAAAAGGAAATGCCGTGTTCGTTCCGTAGGGCGAGATGCTCACCCTGGGTGTTCTCCACAAGAGTGGTGACCCTCAACACATCCTCATCCCCTCCCTGGAATACGAAAACGTTTCCTCTGCTTCGGCATGCACAGCCGCCTCACCGGAGCCGTGGAACCGTCCGATAGATGCATCAACCTGCAAGCTAACGGAAACAATGTTTTAAAATAATGGTACCGAAGCGACACCGTACTGTCAAGCTGATGTCCCCTCTCCCCTGGAGCCCGCGGCGCCCGAAATCCCGGTGGTGCGGTAGGGAGAACGGTGCTAGGATGGAACCTGCAACGCAGTGGCGCACGCGAAATACCGCCGGGATCCCTGGAAACGGAAGGGGGATCCCCGGCTGAAGGCAAAAGCGGCCGGGAGGCATGAAATCCATGGAAACGCAACCCAGCAGTAACCTGGGACAGCCGCGACAGAGCCCGGAAGAACGGGCCGCACGGGCGGGTACGGTGCTCTGGATCGGGCTGCTCGGCAATGTGTCGCTCAGCGTCCTCAAATTCATCGTCGGGACCATGGGCCACAGTGCGGCCGTGGTGGCCGACGCGGTCAATTCGCTCTCCGACGCCGTCACGGATCTGGTGATGGCGCTGGGTTTCCGGGTGGTCGCCAAACCGGCAGACAACAATCACCCCTACGGACACGGCAAGGTGGAGACACTGCTGGCTCTCCTGAGCGGCATGGTGCTGCTTGGCGCCGGCGGGGGGATCCTCTACGACGCCGCCAGACGACTGCTCCAGGCCCTCGACGGCATCTACCCCTCTGTCCCCGGCGGCATCGCCCTCTGGGGCGCCGGGATCTCGGTGGTTGTCAAGGAGGGGCTTTTCCGCTACACACACCGGCTGGGGAGGGCCCTGGACAGCAGAGCACTGCTCGCCAAAGCCTGGGACAACCGCACCGACGTTCTCTCTTCGGCGGGCACCTTCATCGGTGTGGGAGCAGCCGTTGTCCTTGGCCACAGATGGGTGCTCCTGGACCCGGCAGCCGCCTTGATCATCAGCATCCTGATCATCAAGGAGGCCCTGCCCATCATCCGGGACAGCCTCCGGGAGCTGACCGACGCATCGCTCGACGAAACGACGGAACAGGCCATCTGCAGCTGCATCTCCGACGTACCGGGCGTCCAGGGCTGCCACCGCCTGCGGACACGCAGAGTGGGCCCCACCATCGCCATGGATGTCCACATCCATGTAGCCCGGGATCTCTCCATCGTCGCGGCCCACGACATCGCCACCGAGGTGGAACGCGTCCTCCAGCGGCAATTCGGCGACACCATCCTCACCTCGATCCACGCCGAACCGACACCCCCGGCCTCCCCTCTCCGGGATTGAGAAGGGGCGCAACCTTGCGTCCAGACTGGTGCAAATTGCCGTTGTCGGGTAACGGCTCATCCGTGGTATAAACAGTGACAGAGGATTTCGAAAGACCAAGGAGGGATTCGATGCTCAAAAGAGGTTTGGCCGTCGTGCTTGCCGCCGCTCTGGTGGCAGGCATGCTCTGTACAAGCGGGAACGCCGCGGTGGACGACAAGATCTTCTGCATGATCTGCGCCCGGGGAACCCCCCAGGAGGTGCGGAAGGCCATCGACAAGGGGGCCGATATCCACGCCCGGGACGACATCGACCACGGCACAGCGCTGATGTGGGCCGCTTCGGAGAACAACAACCCCGCCGTGACACAGCTGCTCATCGATGCCGGCGCCAGGGTGGACGCCACCGACAACTACGGCTGGACGGCACTGATGTCCGCCGCCTACAGCAGCAGAAACCCCGAGGTACTGGAGGTGCTGCTCGACGCCGGAGCCGACCCCGATGTGCAAGACGTCCACGGGAAGGGTATCCTGGACTGGATCCAGTACAACGACCTCCTCCACGACGATCCGATCATCCAGAAGCTCCGGAAACTCCAGAAGGCGTCCCCTTAGGCCGACAGCGCCAGATAACGGGAGGGGCGATCCCTGGATCGCCCCTCCCGCAGGATCCACAGAAATCAGTCAGTGCTACGCTCTCCGCCGAGATAGGCGGACAGCGCCCGCGCCAGCCGCCGCGCGCCCTCGCGGGAGGTGGCCTCGTCGGCGGTGGCGTAGGAGAAACGGATATGCCGGTAGCCGCCGTCCTCCAGAGGCGAGAAGATCATCCCCGGGACCACGCCTACCCGCTCCTCGACGACGGCGAACCTGGCGAAGCTGTAGATGTCGTCGATCCCCGGGATCTCGCCCCAGATGAAAAAGCCGCCTTCGGGGACCTCGAAGTGCAGTCCCTGGGGAACCACATACTCGCCCAGGGCCTTCACCAGGGCATCCCGGCGCATCTTGTACCGGTCCTGCAGCGTGAGCAGATAGGAGGTCATGTCGAGATCCCGCACCGTTTCGTACACGGCGTACTGCGGGACGGCGGAGAGACCGATCTCGCAGGCCACCCGGAGACAGGTGAGGGCCACGACCAGGCTCCGCGGAGCGACGAGCCAGCCACAGCGCAGCCCCGGCGCCAGGATCTTGGAGAAACTCCCCAGGTAGACCACCCGGTCGTCGTCGCCGGCCATGGCGATGTAGCTCCCCGGGAAGGCCCCCTCGAAACGCAGGTAGTGGTAGGGATCGTCCTCCAGGATCACCACATCGTACCGCCGGGCCAGTTCCAGCACCGCCTCCTTCCGTGCATCCGACGTCGATGCCCCTGACGGATTCT includes these proteins:
- a CDS encoding MBL fold metallo-hydrolase, with amino-acid sequence MLRVTTLVENTQGEHLALRNEHGISFYIEKEGYRILFDTGQSDAYLDNAFRMGVDPSLLDAVVISHGHYDHSGGFRHLLRYTDTFQLRLGQGFFTEKYAFRNGAYDFLGNDFDESLLKERKIAYSFVTGEVEQLMPGVYIITGFPRIHEDERVNPRFVLRTEEGFVEDPFDDELLLALESSKGWVVVLGCSHPGMRNMLDAVRNHLGGSIYAVLGGTHLVEAEGASLERSLHYLQDPEFGVIGVSHCTGKEAVSRLKEMLEEQGRFFHNVTGSSLFLD
- a CDS encoding cation diffusion facilitator family transporter, which produces METQPSSNLGQPRQSPEERAARAGTVLWIGLLGNVSLSVLKFIVGTMGHSAAVVADAVNSLSDAVTDLVMALGFRVVAKPADNNHPYGHGKVETLLALLSGMVLLGAGGGILYDAARRLLQALDGIYPSVPGGIALWGAGISVVVKEGLFRYTHRLGRALDSRALLAKAWDNRTDVLSSAGTFIGVGAAVVLGHRWVLLDPAAALIISILIIKEALPIIRDSLRELTDASLDETTEQAICSCISDVPGVQGCHRLRTRRVGPTIAMDVHIHVARDLSIVAAHDIATEVERVLQRQFGDTILTSIHAEPTPPASPLRD
- a CDS encoding ankyrin repeat domain-containing protein, which translates into the protein MLKRGLAVVLAAALVAGMLCTSGNAAVDDKIFCMICARGTPQEVRKAIDKGADIHARDDIDHGTALMWAASENNNPAVTQLLIDAGARVDATDNYGWTALMSAAYSSRNPEVLEVLLDAGADPDVQDVHGKGILDWIQYNDLLHDDPIIQKLRKLQKASP
- a CDS encoding PLP-dependent aminotransferase family protein, yielding MVVDWNARLNAKAGGRVKPSVIAEMVYLVQEYEAISFTAGQPSADLFPMEDFSRGFRQACEIPELFGYYHDYAGLVELREWIVQWMRGDGLLPHWAGVEHVLLTNGSQEGLNLLAEALIDPGDAVALEDPSYPEALLAFRKEGARLVPVPVDMEGPSLEELERVFREEGVRFFYSIVNFQNPSGASTSDARKEAVLELARRYDVVILEDDPYHYLRFEGAFPGSYIAMAGDDDRVVYLGSFSKILAPGLRCGWLVAPRSLVVALTCLRVACEIGLSAVPQYAVYETVRDLDMTSYLLTLQDRYKMRRDALVKALGEYVVPQGLHFEVPEGGFFIWGEIPGIDDIYSFARFAVVEERVGVVPGMIFSPLEDGGYRHIRFSYATADEATSREGARRLARALSAYLGGERSTD